From Deltaproteobacteria bacterium, a single genomic window includes:
- a CDS encoding EVE domain-containing protein, protein MTDYWLVKSEPGSFSIADLAAAPKQTTFWDGVRNYQARNFMRQMRVGDEVLFYHSVKDPAIVGLTRVVREAYPDFTAWDPSSDHYDPRSIPDKPLWDMVDLRLERILPRHLPLAFLRTIPALADMELLRKGSRLSVQPVTSTEFETILRLAESEVPCGLSD, encoded by the coding sequence ATGACCGATTACTGGCTCGTCAAATCAGAGCCCGGCAGCTTCTCCATCGCCGACCTTGCGGCCGCCCCGAAGCAGACCACATTCTGGGACGGGGTCCGCAACTACCAGGCCCGGAATTTCATGCGCCAAATGCGCGTGGGCGATGAGGTCCTCTTCTACCACAGCGTGAAGGACCCGGCCATCGTCGGCCTGACCAGGGTCGTGCGCGAGGCTTACCCGGACTTCACGGCTTGGGATCCGTCTAGTGACCACTACGACCCCCGCTCCATCCCGGACAAACCCCTCTGGGACATGGTCGACCTCCGTCTGGAGCGCATTCTCCCCCGCCATCTTCCTCTGGCCTTTCTGCGGACCATCCCGGCCCTGGCCGACATGGAACTCCTGCGCAAAGGGAGCCGCCTTTCGGTCCAACCCGTCACCTCCACAGAGTTCGAGACAATTCTTCGCCTAGCCGAATCCGAAGTCCCGTGTGGATTGTCAGACTGA